The Liolophura sinensis isolate JHLJ2023 chromosome 6, CUHK_Ljap_v2, whole genome shotgun sequence genomic sequence AGTCGACATTACTTTCGGGCTGTACCTCTCCCACTGGTAACCAGCTTCTACGTCACAAACTACAACAGCACCCATTAAGCGGATGGGGGTCCAAATCGCCCTTTGATTCTAAACCATTCCGATTTGACCAGCCTGCGGAAATCGATCAAAAAGTAGTAAATATTGAATTTGATAAGGTAACGAGttcaataaaaataacaacCTAAGCAGATACACACTAATTGTGCTTTTTCTCCCTCATATGTAACGTCCGCTTATTATCAAGTTTGAGATTTGCCCGTAACCATACTAGTGCAAACCTGCCTATGGAGGGCTGCTGCTCATGACTGTCGTCCGTGACCTGTTGACAACCATAAACAACATGGAGGGAGGTGCAGACATCGAATCTTTTCTCAACAAAGTTGAAGAAATAGGTATTGAACGgtgatattttctttcattattatGGAATGCAAACAATCATGCCTAAAGAAAATGCGTAATAGCTCATAGTTGTTtgttatttactttttcattttcaccaaACAGTTGCCAACACTAGGGTGGCAGAACTGACAGTTGTTGTTGCATTGAATTAGCCAGTGTAAGTGACTAGTTCTGCATGACGGCACCTTCGCTCCGATGTTATTTTAAATCACTACGGTACCGTCATGCAgccttatatttacttttcttggagtagtgccAGAGCTCTGTCAACTCGCACCTTAGGCAGGTGTAGTGTGTCTCCTGTGGAAGTACAGACCTCCACAAATATGTGCGCTACAATGTCGGTGGCCTCACCTTTAGTCACGAGCAACCTGCCGGTCTCGAAGACCATTGCCCCCATGTTAAAACGAAACAAACCAGTAATGGCGACCGCATCGCATATTTGAGCACTGACTCTGGTACTGTCATAGAATTTGGCTCcgtttaatattttacaaaagtgaaaaaataatgaGTTTTGACCACAAGGGTGGAGAAAGTTTTTGACTAGTATGGTAGTTCATATATGTGGGGGTGAAAAATTACAGCAATTGTAGGCTTCGAAATGAACTGTTGGGTAGTCCGAGATTGTATTgacattaggtttggcaaaattttatttggcaatggatggccccaaaccagcATCGGAGCGTGCTGCATTTAAAAACTTGATGCAGTAGCCGTGGCAGTCTGTCACAACGTTTGAGACAAAAAGTATCTGTTGACTGATTTTTCATAAGCACAAGTCGATTTCTTAGATTCtttggtgatgctcaaagcaAATGGCTGTACTGACACTCTTAACATGTTTTATAACTCTTGTAGTCTCGGGCTATGTGTTGGGGTGGGTAAAGTGCAGCTTCAGTGGAAACTCTCTACACTCAGGAGGCGACATTGTTTACTCTCACCATGGCCATCGTGGTGGATAGGTCTTGTTATAATGTTAAGCGATGATCTTCAAGTTAAGCAGGCCCTGAGAAATAAAGGTAAGATCTGTACTTTCTTAGCAGACATAAGATAAGTGCCTGAGGTGCCACGTCGCAGAACTCCGGCACTGCTCCAAGAAAATTGAAGCgaagattgtatatatatatatatatatacttgattACCTCAGCCGTATGCagagccatatatatatatatatatatatatatatatatatatatatatatatatatatatatatttacatatatatatatggctctGCATATGGCTGAGGCAGCCATGTACAACTTACGATTACATGAAGATCAGGCAGCGAATTAGTCGGACTACACTGACTGTTGATTGAGGAATATGTGGATAGGCCATAATCATTGCTCCTCAGCCTACAGGGAGAGACCCACATCCCTGGACTCACTGTTGACTTTATTTCAGATGGTGGAAAATTATGATGCTATAAACTGATTCCAAAAAATTGGAATCCCATATACTATCCTCTTAATTTATCTGCTGGTACAACTTCAATCTTCACATTGAATCCAATCCGATAGGAACAAAGAACTTTATAGTAATTCTACAGGTAAGTTTAGGTACCATCAGCGCAAACCTAGTTTATTGATCTCTGTTCAGTCGAGTTAGCATTCGGAAATCTGGGGCAAGTTTTTTGAGAGTTGaggatggactcagtgttacgaTAAATGTTAGAATtctaaaatagcacactgaatCTGTCTTGATGTACTAGGGCTTCtccagtccggtttcctccctcacGATGTTAGCCACTGTCTTttaagcgaaacattcttgagaagggcataaaacaccaatcatgccaaataaataaataaattaaaagttcatttttttcaatatattttctGTTGCAGAATCTATAGTTAAAGGATTAAACTCTAGCAAAGATGAAGAAGTTAAGGTGGCAGTACAAAAAGCTGATGAGAAGCTGGCACACATCAAAGCACAGGCTGAGGATATCTCATCTGAATGCAAGACAGGtaagctacatatacatgtaaatctcacAGAGgtaaaaatgtatgtttgaGTTCAAATATTCTCTATAACGGCTAACAGTTAGTCTGATTCAGTCTTCACAGGTCAATAACCCTCATCTTCATTactatgtttgtacatgtacatgtacatattttgaacaaaatatcaTCAAAATGTTCCTTAGCTGggcagatacatacatgtatatgtattaactTGTTCTTGCATATTGGAAAGTGTAGCATATATTGTACTTGTAAACCTGGAATTAACACAGTGAGGAAAGTGGGCGTTCTCATACATGGAATTTTAAACTTCTCATGTTTCCACTGTTGTTGGCAGTCGCTCGCTTGTTGTTGTGTGAAATTTGTTGGAGATCGCTCGCCTTCCACTAGTGTGACATGCTACACATGTTTTCCCTTAACTggccaaagaaaacaaaaacactttcttTTTTCAGGTGTCAACAGGACTGtgataaataaatctgtgaaGGATGAATTTGGTGATCCCAAAATCCAATCTGGAATGTCTCAAGGTAGGTCAAACGttatacatacctgtatatcacACACTATACCGTCGTACCATTACTTGTATGCATGTTTTTGACATGCTTTATTTCTTACTGTGTTAAGAATTGTTTATGAAAGCCATGGAGGATGATGCAAAGGAAAGAGCACAGAGGAGAAAAGTGAATGAGAAAGCAGCAACTAAACTTAAAGAGGAGGGCAATGAAGAATTCAAGTCTGGAAATTATGAAAAAGCAGTGGAATTATACTCTAAGGTTGGTACTGTAGAAAATTCCTTAAATTACATATACTCATTTACTACAATGTTTTACATAAATGTGGAATTGTTTTTTAATGCTGTCCATAGATGTATGGATTTACATTCCTCACTCTGTACTTTTTTTATGGCCGAGGGGGTTGTTgcgccagcatggcgcaatgacccaggaggctctcaccaatgcagtcgctgtgaattcaagtccaactcatgctggcttcctctccagccttacacgggaaggtctgtcagcaacatgcagatggtggtgggtttctccCATAATCTTCCTGATtttcttcctccataatgctggctgccgttgtataagtgaaatattattgagtacaacataaaaacaccaataatatCCATATATTTTATACTAATTAAAGCCATTAAAATGTACTGAGTGCATTATTTGACTCTCACAgtataaaatattgttattcCAGGCCTTGAACAAGCACAGAGACAGCCACGTACTGTACACTAACAGAGCCATGGCCTTGATTAAACTACAGAAATACCAGGAGGCGCTCTCTGACTGTGATTGGGCTCTGAGGGTACTGTCATGTTATCATTACCTCTAGATTTAACACTGTGGCTCTAGATTTTTCATCTGCTCTATACAGCTGATGCAAAAGCTTAATTTGCTGTACAGACCTTTAGCCATGGTTATGTCAAAAACTGACTAGTGCAGCTTCTACAGTGTTGTAATGTATCAGTTTAATTGTAACATCGTACTGTCTGAAATGTTACATCATGATGATAGGCTTGGAAAGGAATATTTAACGTTAATAAAATGACATCTAGGTTCTGCTGGCAGACATTTGACGTGTCCCCGTTGTTGTGCCCTCTACCCATTACCAATTAAGCCATCATGAATAACCAAAACTGATATTGTTAATCAAGGAGGCAGAGGTCACTACTGTTACATTAGTTAAACAGTATTATTCTGACTCCATTTGTACAGGACCAGTAAGTCCCATTGGGACATTACAGTACATTAGATATAAATAAAGTTCACTTCCTTTATATTAAGTCATGTTAGTATATAAACGTGCATTATTAGAAAGATAAATCTTCAGTAACATATATCTCTTCTTATCTCCTAGTGGCctcagtgtgtatgtgtagccCACATGTTAAGATCTGTTTCAGATAGTAATACTCTGAATATTTTCATTCCAGGCATTCCCCAACGCTACAAAAGCCTTTGTGCACCAAGGCAAGGCATATTTGGCTTTGGGCAACTTTGATGAAGCTAGGAATAGTTACAAACAGGGCCTACAAACTGATCCCAAGAAAAAGAAAGTGTTTGAGGGTAAGCCTTCACTGTAAAGCTTCTCATTGAGAATGTTTTGCTTTAGTTTAGTTTCCGTGTTGATCGTAAGCTAATATTATTTGCTTCTGCAACTCATGAAACAGCAATTCTTTAGGAATTAGTCTTTCTGATCCCTAGCCTAACAGTCCATCGTGAAGAAAATACTTTGTTGTGGGTAACCCATCCCTTTAAGAAAAGAAAGGGAAGGTCAGTATGGGAATATTTGGTTTTTATTCTGGGTAAGAGTGAAAATAGAGTCCAGGAATGTCCCAATAAAAACGTTTTGAAACGGTCGGTCAGGTTAccaccaacaaacatatttttaatgatggcctaaATGGACAacatctgtgtacatatacaggaggCCCTGTCTCAGCTATGTTCCTTAAactatgtattgttttattgagTTATTAACCAGTGTTAAAAGGTGATTATTTATACTTCATCAACAGATTACCTGGCAGAAGTAGACAGAGTTGAAAGGGCCAAGAATCAAGAGGAAAAAGTGCAAGAGCTGTTTGATTCAGGCTCAGAAGAAGCAGGTGGCCTTGTTGAGCTTCTAGAGAAAGTAAAGAAAGCAGATCAACTGCCATTGTTCTATGCTGGTGGCTTCCGTGTCATTGCCAAGTTACTGACTGGAGGTAAAATAACTTTAGGGGATTGTAGTGTATGTCTTATATTCATCTCTTTACATGTGTGTTGTCTGTTTTATAGTGTATTTGTGACATGCAAAGAATGTTGGCTTAAATGTGTCTGGGGAGTGGTAGAATTTTTGGATGACTTTAATCAGGTGGATGTCAAGTGAATATTTTAcactgaattaatttatttaattatttgattggtgttttacgtggtactcatATTTCACACTTAATGAATGTGCACACATCTAGTGATGAACTTTGCCAAGTAAAGTAGTTGGGGCAAAAAACCCTATAGGCTATTGTTCATTCCTACTTGTGTGATAGCAGTTAGTGGGCAAGCTGGTAACAAAGTAATAAGTGATTTGGCCCTTATGCACATTATTTGCTGTTGTGCGCAAAAATATacttttgattatttattttcttttccagGCTAAAATCTGTGCTTTGATCAAAGCTATATGCTTATTAGGATTGGTATATGTTTACTCCACATACATTAACTGGAAAAATCAAAATGGCTCAAAGACTACATATCTGAATGTCATTTGCCTGTTTCATTTCTCTTCAGAGATAGAGAAGACCCTGTTCAGGACACAAGGTGGCCTCCGCATTCATGTAGACCATCAAACAGTTCAAAGGTAAAACTAGAAAATAACAACACCTGCATTAAGCCTACATTTGTTCATGATGCAAATGTCAATTAATGCCTGTTCCAACCTCCATCAGTATACTGGCAGACTGATGTAGTTTGTGTAGTTCAGGATCAGAAAGGTGGTTTGTTCaggggtcagtttcatgaagcttttTTGATAAGTAACATTTAGCTGAGTGCactgtatacttgtatacaaCATACATAGTCATGGTTGTTAAGGATTCACCGGGGTTGGGTTTAGTTGGCgagattgtgttttttttgttgggcACAAAGTGTTTCAGACTTCATTTAGTTCAGAGATAAACAAGATCATGTGGTGTCTTTGAAATATG encodes the following:
- the LOC135467844 gene encoding tetratricopeptide repeat protein 12-like isoform X2, giving the protein MEGGADIESFLNKVEEIESIVKGLNSSKDEEVKVAVQKADEKLAHIKAQAEDISSECKTGVNRTVINKSVKDEFGDPKIQSGMSQELFMKAMEDDAKERAQRRKVNEKAATKLKEEGNEEFKSGNYEKAVELYSKALNKHRDSHVLYTNRAMALIKLQKYQEALSDCDWALRAFPNATKAFVHQGKAYLALGNFDEARNSYKQGLQTDPKKKKVFEDYLAEVDRVERAKNQEEKVQELFDSGSEEAGGLVELLEKVKKADQLPLFYAGGFRVIAKLLTGEIEKTLFRTQGGLRIHVDHQTVQRCLSASPRSLSQEELDLLSSVLELLSQACFDNETSQEQILEVGNLPAQLPNFLDAKLKGQGHHLKEAIVSFLHCLSLTNVGRCKIVQSFELSRLTNWAFACTQSNVPLAVNAVGMLNNLALDQRFRQQMRDVIEDQVVPAFEALIEKTCGSTLAVLPSRIHTFLTFISSRRRIHTFLTFISARRRIHTFLTFISARRTIHTFLTFMSARRRIHTFLTFISARRTIHTFLTFISARRRIHTFLTFISARRRIHTFLTFISARRRIHTFLTLISARRKIHTFLTFICASKRKSLA